The nucleotide sequence TGGTTCGACTTCTATCGCGCCAACTTGCAGCGCAGCTATGCCGATCCGGTCTGTAATGCGCCGCCAGCGCCAGCCACAACGCCAGCTTCGGCAGCTGCCGCTGCGCCGGCAAATGCTCCGACTCCGGTTCCGGCTGCGCCAGTTTGTAAGCAAGGTTTCGATGCCGAGCGTTGGACCAGCCATACGCTGGACCGTTTGCAGGGCTGGGGCTTCAACACCATCGGCAACTGGAGCGATCCGAGCCTGGGCGCCGCCAAGCGCTTGCCATACACCATTCCGCTGTCAATCAGCGGCGACTACGCGACCATCAGCACCGGCCTGGACTGGTGGGGCGGCATGCCCGATCCGTTCGATCCACGTTTCGCCATGGCGGCTGAGCGGGCCATCGCCATCGCCTCGCGCGATCGCCGCGACGACCCGTGGCTGCTCGGCTATTTCGCTGACAACGAATTGGCCTGGGCCGGTCCCGGCGAAGGCGCGCAAGGCCGTTATGCGCTGGCCTATGGCACGCTGCGGCTGACCACCGATGTGCCGGCCAAGCGCGCCTTCCTCAAGCAGTTGCGCGACAAGTACCGCAACGAAGAAGGCTTGTCGAAAGCCTGGGGTATCGAGCTGAAAGCCTGGGAGTTGATGGAAGACCCGGGCTTCCAGCCGCCGCTGCCGAGCGATGCCCATCCGGCCATCGAGAAGGACCTGCAGCGCTTCCAGAAGCTGTTCGCCGACACCTATTTCAAGACCATTGCCGACTCGCTGAAATGGCACGCGCCCAATCATCAGCTGTTGGGTGGCCGCTTCGCCAGCTCGACGCCGGAAGCGGTGGCTTCCTGCGCCGAGTATTGCGATGTACTGAGCTTCAACTTCTATACCCGCGAGCCGCAACACGGCTATGACTTCGCGGCCTTGCGGGCCTTGGACAAACCGTTGTTGATCGGCGAGTTCCACTTCGGATCGCGGGATCGCGGACCGTTCTGGGGGGGGCTGCAAGAGGTCTACAAGGAAGAGGAGCGCGGCCCGGCTTATGCGCACTTCTTGAAGCAAGCACTAGCTGAGCCGAGCATCGTCGGCTTGCATTGGTTCCAATACCTCGATCAGCCGGTCACCGGCCGCCTGCTCGATGGTGAAAATGGCCATTTCGGTCTGGTCGGTATCACCGATCGGCCGTTCCAGGGCTTTGTCGATGCGGCGCGCAAGGCCAACCTGGAAGCCGGCAAAACCCTGCTGAAAGCCGCGCCTCCAAAGCCTGAAGCCAAGCCCGCCAAGCCCGCCGAGCCGGCCAAGGCACCTGCGCCACAGCCAGCAGCGGCTCCAAAGCCTGCACCTGCACCTGCACCTGCGCCGCAGCCCGCTACACAGGAACCGGCTGGCGCCCCGGCGCAACCGTCCGAGCAAGCCCCCAAGTCACCGGCCCAATAACTTCTTATCCAGGTCATGGCACCGTTCCCGTCCTCGGATAGGTTCACAACGGTGCCAGCCATCGAAACAATCTCCCGCTAGCCACCTGCCCACTGCGCGCGACCACGTGCGCCACAGGAGTTCTTTGTGCTGATCCAGGGTTATTTCGATCTGCGTTTCGAAGCGGTTAAAGATGCTTTCGCCGGCCTGTTCGACAACTCGCAAGAGCGGGGCGCCGCGCTGTGTGTGCAGATCGCGGGCGAAACCGTACTCGACCTGTGGGCCGGCAGCGCCGACAAAGACGGCAGCGAAGCCTGGCAGAGCGACACCTTGGTCAATCTGTTCTCCTGCACCAAAACCTTCGCCTCCGTCGCTGCGCTGCAGTTAGTGGCCGAGGGCAAGCTCGAATTGGATGCGCCGGTGGCGAGGCTATGGCCGGAATTCGCCGCGGCTGGCAAAGAGCGCATCACCTTGCGTCACTTGCTCAGCCACCGTGCCGGCCTGCCCGCGCTGCGCGAACTGCTGCCTGCCGAAGCGCTCTACGACTGGCAAGCCATGACCCAGGCGCTGGCTGCCGAACAGCCGTGGTGGGAGCCGGGTGAGGCGCACGGCTATGCGCCGATGACCTATGGCTGGCTGGTCGGCGAAATGCTCCGGCGGGCCGATGGTCGCGGGCCGGGCGAGTCGATCGTCGCGCGTATCTCCAAACCACTGGGTCTGGATATGCACGTCGGCCTGGCCGAGGCGGAGTTTTCGCGGGTTGCGCATGTCAGTCGCGGCAAGGGCAACATGGGCGATGCCGCCGCGCAGCGCCTGTTGCGCGTGATGATGAGCGAGCCGACGGCGCTGTCCACGCGGGCGTTTGCCAACCCCCCGTCGATCATGACCAGCACCAACAAACCCGAATGGCGGCGCATGCAGCAGCCGGCCGCGAACGGCCATGGCAACGCCCGCGCGCTAGCGGGCTTCTATGCCGCGCTGCTCGATGGGCAACTACTCGAGGCCGAGTTGCTCAACGAACTGACCCGTGAGCACAGCGTCGGCGAGGATAAAACCTTACTAACCCGCACACGTTTTGGCCTCGGCTGCATGCTCGATCAACCGGATGTTGCCAATGCCACCTATGGCGCCGGGCCCAAGGCTTTCGGTCATCCCGGCGCGGGTGGCTCGATCGGTTTCGCCGATCCGGAACGTGAGCTGGCATTCGGCTTCGTCACCAATACCCTCGGCCCTTACGTGCTGATGGACCCGCGGGCGCAGAGGCTGGCCCAGGCCGTGAAGGAATGTTTGGGTTGAACCATTCGTCAGGCGATACCGCTAAATCTTTGCGGATTAATGGCTTGCGTCCAGAATCTCATCTGTTGTGTGAGGCTGTTGCGCCATCATTTTCTGACCATCCGAATTCTTTTCATCTTTTCACGGAGTCCTGCCCATGAAGCTGCTCAAAACCGCCGCTGTGTTTATCTGCCTGACCGCAACCGGTTGTAGCAGCCTCAATCATGAGCCTTCGTCCTCTTCTCCATCTACGCGTAGCGCCGCAAGTAGCGAAAAAAGCTGGTGGCCATTCGGCGGGAAGAAGACCGCTCCCGAAACCGCGGCGAAGATCGACGAAGCCGCCACTCACGCCTGGCTCGACGCCTACGAACCGCGCCTGCGCGAAGCGCTGAAAGACAGCAAATTCACTCTTGAACGTCGCGACAACGTGCTGATCGTCACTGCACCGGTGGACAGTTCGTTCAATCCCGATCGGCCGGGCATGCTGATGCCCACTACGCTGGGTCCGTTCAGTCGGGTCGCCAAGCTAGTGGAAGGCGATAGCAAGACCGGCGTGTTGGTCCTCGGGCATGCCGACACCTCGGGACAGGCACCGGTGAATCGTCAACTCAGCCAGGAGCGCGCCCAGG is from Pseudomonas sp. LS44 and encodes:
- a CDS encoding beta-agarase, with the protein product MIRRSLPAVFALMFSAPLFAATGPQTLFNFVSPTDVVQVKTDNASLPSVTAETTPDGEILRRVTFNAGEHPSLRLTPQSGQWDWSQSGVMSLRVQSAMDWALTLLVTLESADGKRLISRIALPAGPAQNLLVPLHATSPLAKGMRAGPPMPWNYKGKRTLLATIVEGELDRSKVVAVTLALEHPDVAQNILVGRFGVSDDDAEKAAYTGIVDAYGQFSQLQWPEKTSSDAQLRAAADKERGQLKSWLQPSAKLDQYGGWLGGLEFEAKNFFRTERRDGRWYLVTPEGHPFYSIGVNAVSAGLSATYVEGRESMFSALPKEGEPLVSYFGSDNSRRDTGANKGREFAQGRWFDFYRANLQRSYADPVCNAPPAPATTPASAAAAAPANAPTPVPAAPVCKQGFDAERWTSHTLDRLQGWGFNTIGNWSDPSLGAAKRLPYTIPLSISGDYATISTGLDWWGGMPDPFDPRFAMAAERAIAIASRDRRDDPWLLGYFADNELAWAGPGEGAQGRYALAYGTLRLTTDVPAKRAFLKQLRDKYRNEEGLSKAWGIELKAWELMEDPGFQPPLPSDAHPAIEKDLQRFQKLFADTYFKTIADSLKWHAPNHQLLGGRFASSTPEAVASCAEYCDVLSFNFYTREPQHGYDFAALRALDKPLLIGEFHFGSRDRGPFWGGLQEVYKEEERGPAYAHFLKQALAEPSIVGLHWFQYLDQPVTGRLLDGENGHFGLVGITDRPFQGFVDAARKANLEAGKTLLKAAPPKPEAKPAKPAEPAKAPAPQPAAAPKPAPAPAPAPQPATQEPAGAPAQPSEQAPKSPAQ
- a CDS encoding serine hydrolase domain-containing protein, producing MLIQGYFDLRFEAVKDAFAGLFDNSQERGAALCVQIAGETVLDLWAGSADKDGSEAWQSDTLVNLFSCTKTFASVAALQLVAEGKLELDAPVARLWPEFAAAGKERITLRHLLSHRAGLPALRELLPAEALYDWQAMTQALAAEQPWWEPGEAHGYAPMTYGWLVGEMLRRADGRGPGESIVARISKPLGLDMHVGLAEAEFSRVAHVSRGKGNMGDAAAQRLLRVMMSEPTALSTRAFANPPSIMTSTNKPEWRRMQQPAANGHGNARALAGFYAALLDGQLLEAELLNELTREHSVGEDKTLLTRTRFGLGCMLDQPDVANATYGAGPKAFGHPGAGGSIGFADPERELAFGFVTNTLGPYVLMDPRAQRLAQAVKECLG
- a CDS encoding OmpA family protein, which produces MKLLKTAAVFICLTATGCSSLNHEPSSSSPSTRSAASSEKSWWPFGGKKTAPETAAKIDEAATHAWLDAYEPRLREALKDSKFTLERRDNVLIVTAPVDSSFNPDRPGMLMPTTLGPFSRVAKLVEGDSKTGVLVLGHADTSGQAPVNRQLSQERAQAVAAIFRLSGLRRDRLLLKGVGSDMPRAANDSREGRALNRRVEIVLTPQHTLMALLAQYNTPAKAGPVLAVTQTK